Genomic DNA from Candidatus Bathyarchaeia archaeon:
CTAGTCCTGAGGAGTGAGATATACGCCGTGGCCTCCTTGATAGGCGCAATTATAATCACTCTAGCCAATCAAGCACAAACTCTAGGACCCCCAGCTGAAGTCCTAGCGGCGGCATCGACATTCATTATTCGAATGGTTAGCGTTTGGAGAGGGTGGAAGATCCCAATAGCCCATCCAGGAATACGATAGAACTTGGTTATTCTGAGCTATATCATTTCGATGTTATCGGGAGAGACTCCTAACTTTACGAGCTGGGTCTTGGCTTGATCTCGATGGTCTCCGTGGAGAACCACGCGGCCGTTTTCTATATCGCCGCTTGTTCCGACGCTTTGCTTCAGCCGATGCGCAAGCCCAGGTAGGTCGATACTATCTCGGATCAGGTCATGGGGCTGGACGACGGTTACGAGCCTTCCGGAATGATGCGTCTCGAGTCGGATGACAAAATGGGCGGATTCCCGGTCAAGATGTTTCAGTATATCCCGGAAATCGAGATCTTCACTTTCCGCTGACAAGAGCGACAGTGCTACTCAATGAGGGTCGAGCCTCTTTTACCTTCCGCGGACTATGTCCTCGCGATCCCTATTCGTAATGGAACGGTTAATTGCAAACAGCCTCATGGTAGGCTACTTGGTAAATGGATGGCCTCGTTCTTTGAATCAAGGTACTGATGACGATCCATGGTTGGGGACACTCGAACGCTTCCCGACAATCTATCACGCTCGGGCTTCATGGCTTTATGATATCAACACCGAAAGCCTGCAGAAGGCAATCCTCGCTGCGCTCCGAACTCTTTCTCGGGAGAAAAAACCCCTAGACATCACGGTCGCAGACATTCCCGGATACAAGTCGGGAGGCGTCGTGTTCAAGTTCGGAGTCGGTAACAAGGACGGATTCGATATTCTTGACGATAAGGAAGCGAAGAGAGTAATTCAACGGATGGAGGAGAAAGGAACGTTCAGAACATTAGATCTAGTCTTTCAACTTCACTACTCTGTGGATGATGGTAAGAGACACAAGGTCCACCAGGACCAGTACTTGGCAAGGTTGACCTTCCAACCAGGCCGAGTAGAACTCCTGCTCCACCATCTGAAAGGCGTCAGAAGGATTGCGCCCGACGAGCTGGTCCACATCTTGCTCTCAGCGACCAATCACGAATTGGGTCAAAACAATTATCCCGAATTAGAGCTAGAAAGTCTGAGCACCTCGTAGCAGCACTTGAAGTTGAGTCCGATGAAGGACGGAAAGATGCTGATTGTGGATTTGAAAAACTTGCACGAGGAGATGACTTCGGCAATTGAATTTCTTGGCTCAAGACTCGGGTCGAATTCTCGGGTTCGGAGAAGCTAAATCCGGTCTCAGAACGCAAGAGCAAGAGATGTGAAATTAGAGCTCCACAAGTTCCTGCACGACAGGAGACTGAAGGGATTCAGGATCGTTGTCGTTCATCCAGGACTTGTAGAGGTACTAGGACCACGGGTAGAAAAACCTCGTACCCCTTGAAGCAAAATCGTACCGCACCCATGACGATCCCTGAGTATTGGACCGCCGCCGCATTGAGCGGAACAGTTCCCCAGCCGAGGAGAAAATCGAAGCGGTCTCGTTATCCGAAGATCTGACGCGTGACAGCTCTAGTTGACTACGGGCAGGAATCGGTCTTCGCTGACTGAGGAGCTGAGCTGGCCGAATATTGGCAGTTGATATCCGCAGTTTGTGCATCTGTTCTTTTCGTCTAGACTCCATCCGGTAATGTCGAATCCGTATCTTTTGATCGCGATGTTCTTGCATTCTGGGCAGTAGGTATGTTCCCATGGATGCCCAGTAACGTTCCCAACATAGACGTATCGAAGGCCCTCTTCTCTAGCGACTCTGCAGTGATCTTCTAGAGTCTTCACTGGCGTACTGGGTAAATGCATGAGCTTGTAGTCCGGATGGAATCTGAGGAAGTGGATTGGAACATCGGGTCCAAGGTTGTCATAAAGCCAACGACTGAGCTTCCGAGCTTCGTCGAGATTATCGCCAATCTCTGGAACGATCAAATCTGTGATCTCGATGTGGGTCTTGCCTCGGTCCCTAATCTCCTGTATCGTCTGGAAGATCGGCTGTGCGTCGGGTATGCCGATATGCTTTCTGACGAAATTGGTCTCCCCGCTTCCTTTGAAATCAACAGTTATGCAGTCTAGGAAATCGTCCATCATCGCAACGGTGTCTGGAGTATCGAACCCGTTTGAGACAAAAATATTGATGAGCCCGTTTTTCCGAGCTTCAACTCCGATGTCGCGGGCGAACTCCATGAATATCGTCGGCTGGTTGTAGGTGTAAGCAATCCCCTGACAACCATGGTTCAACGCCAAGCTTACCACGTCAGGAGGCATCAAGTCTGTTCCATCCACCTTCCTTCTCTGACTGATGTCAAAGTTCTGGCAATAGCTACAGTTGTGGAGGATTATGCCATCTCCAACGTAGTTGTGGTTCGGGATACATTCGAAGCTGTATACTGGCTCAAATTTCTCGGTCGGCTTTACTCTTGTTACACCGACCCACGTTCGTTTGTTTACCATCACAGGTGCCGCTAGATGCTGAACGATGAGTGCCTTCACTTCTTCACGATGAGAATAGAGGTGCCTTCCTGAGATCCTCAAGACCTGCCACCCGTTCGCGCGGAGCGTTCTATCCCGAATGATGTCCCTTTCGCGGGTTGGCGCGTGCTTGTAGTGCCACCACCCATCTAACTCGATGTCTAACTTAGAGTCGGGAAACGCCGCGTCAGCAATGTACATGGCTCTTGATCCCGGCTCGCGAAACTCTGGCTGGATTCTGTATTCCTGATCGTATTCAAGACTCATTTCGTCAAGAAGTGCGTACAACTGCTTCTGGCCCTCGGAAGGGTGGCGATGAAGCCAAGTCCTGAGCCTCTCAGTATTCCTATGCCAGCCATGAGTCGGGTCTTTGAGGAATCTCTGTTTACTTGCGCGTATCGCGCGTTTTGCCACGTTCGGGTCTTTCATTGGATTGTCGCTCATCATCCTCTTCCGATGATGTTCCCGTACCTCGGGCGACATGCCCATTCCCTCAGTGTAGCAACTTCCTCGGTGACGATTCCAGTTGTCAATCCCCTTCACGGACTCACCACATCTTGTGCAGTTGAATACGGCTCGCTGAATTGACCCGGGCCTTTTGCGTTTCCAGTCTTTGGTATTCTGATACCAGACCTTCAGAATCTTCTCTCCTGGGGCAACCCTCTCCACAGATTTCCATCCAGAGTCTGTCATAACCGGATGCTCGGCGGTGAGGAATAGGTGCCCCGCACCACGGGCTCCATATCTCAGTTCCCAGATCCGGGAAAGACGAGAACCTGTTCGCGTAACTACGTTCGGGTGAATGTTCATCTCGTTGTCGATGTCATAAGACCATAGAGAGTCTCCAGGAAGCAATTCCTCTACTGGTTTCTTTTCGCCATTTGATAGTAGGATCTCAGCTCCAGCGGGATGGCAGAGCCAGTTACATCCAGTCGTTGCGATAGAGAATATCTTCGACCCGGGCATGTAATGGACGACAGGCTTTTTCTCGATCGGATCAATATGCCCAGTAATCACTTTTCCATAGACGAGGAGCTGTAGTTTTCCGCCGATATTCTGTCGGACGCCGCACAGGCCGACTTTTCCCTCGGGAATGTTGCAGTATCGGGCACATGCTGTGCATCGGACCCTTGAATCGGCCAGTGGCTGGTAGAGGAGGGCTTCCTTGATCGTTGGCTTCACAAGGCTAGCAGGAAACGGATTTGAACCCGCCCTTGCTATGATTAGATTGACCTTTTCGACTTGAAATTGCTTTCCTTACCCGGCAGGTAATAGGCTTGCAGGACACCCTCTATCGGCCCGCTCGGAGCGAGCAGAGCCACGAGGTATCCTGTGAGATTTGCAAGGGCAATCGTCTAGTTTGTGTCCAGAACTCTTCCCGCTGTCCAGTCTTCCTCAGGGCAAAGAGTCTGGTTGATATTGAGAAGGTAGTTGGGAAAACCGAGTTTTTCGGCGCCTCCCCTCCCGGCGTCTTCCTAGGCAGCTACGGCTATCCCAACCTCCTAGCAGGTCCTCTTGTCCCAGTATTGCAGGAGCCGGACCCCTCCTTGCTCGATTCGCCTGATCGGTGGCTTGACAAGTCGATAGACGAGCTGCTGCGATACCGGTTCGGTTTGGTTCGAGGAAAGTCCACGGTAAAGGTCCAGGACGCTCGAAACCCGGACAAGACACTGTCGCTAGTCCAGGAGATCGTGATGTCAGAAACCCCTACAGACACGGAACTGGTCGTGAAGAAGAAACCGTACGTGAGGATCAACCTCCTAACGAGAAGCTCACCTCACGGGCCATCAGGGGTTGTGGAACGGCTTAGCCTCGCCAGCAACCCAGACGTTCCACGACAAATCGAGAAGGTCGTGTCCGATACTGACCTGCCTGCTAACCAGGGAGCCCAGTCTCTCTATCAGAATGGAATATCACAGCAACACATTGTCAGAATGTTCTCAATCGGTCTCCTGGGAGTTAGCCAATCTCGCAGACTCGTCCCGACAGAGTGGAGCATAACCGCAATAGACGACATCTTATCTAAGGATCTTCGTAGAAACGTACTAGATCATCCCCGACTCGATGAGTTTCGATTGTTTAGTGCCAGCTCGGTTGGCAACAACGTACACGTTCTACTACTTCCAACAAGCTGGATGTTCGAAGCGCTAGAAGGCTGGTTAACCGGCCCTAGACCTGAAGTTTTCGGCGATTACGAACTCAACAAAGGAAGGAAAGACTATCCCACGAACATAGCCGGTGCCTACCACGCTTCACGCCTCCCTGTGCTGGAATATCTCGACCGCAACCGGAGACAAGCCGGTGCAATCGTCTTTCTCGAAGTGACCAAAGAATGGGTACCACTTGGTGTCTGGAGATTCAGAGAACTAGCACGGAGAGCGCTCACAGGAGCTCCCTCCCGCTTCGGGAATCTAGAGGAGGCTCTCTTAGCAGCAAGGAAACGGCTCCTGATTCCCTACCAAAATTGGGCCGCGGCAAGCCGTTTGCTAAGCTACTATAAGCAACAATCTGTTCTCGATCGGTACGTAGGCTCCTGGGTTTGATGAAGGCATACACTCGTACAGGCGACAAAGGCGAAACGGGTCTCTACGGTGGGACCCGAGTGGGGAAAGAGAACCCGAGGGTGGAGGCGTACGGTGCTGTTGACGAGCTGAACTCGCAAATAGGGCTGGCCCGTGCAATTGTGAAAGATGCAAAGACAAAGAGGATTCTGAAGACCGTACAAGAGGATCTCTTCACCTTAGGAGGAGACCTGGCGTCAGAACTTGTCAGTGCCAACATTCCACGCATCAACAAATCCCACGTGGACGACTTGGAGAAAACGATTGACGCGATTCACATCGGGCTCAAACCGTTGCGAAGGTTCATCCTCCCGACGGGGAGCGTTGCCGCAGCACAACTTCAGGTGGCCAGAGCTGTCTGTCGTAGAGCTGAAAGAAGAATTGTAGCACTCGCCAAGATAGAATCGATCAATCCAGAGGCAATTCCTTACGTGAATAGACTGTCAAGCCTCTTGTTCGATCTTTCCAGGTGGACCAACCAGCGAGACAAAGTAAAGGAGGAGGAATGGACCCATGAGTGAGGACTGCATCTTCTGCAAGATCATCTCGAAAAAAGCGGTAGCTGTGATCGTTTACGAGGATCCGAATTCGATCGCATTCCTCGATATTCACCCATTGAATCCAGGACACACGCTAGTGGTTCCGAAGAAGCACTATCCAAGCATGGTCGAGATGCCCCCAGAAGAGGTTGGCAAGGTATTCGTTTCGGTGGCCAAAGTTATGCGAGGAGTCAGGAAGGCGTCAAAAGCTGACGGCATTAATATCGGTCAGTCGAACGGTCGAGCTGCGTCCCAGGAGGTCTTCCATATGCACGTACACGTCATTCCTCGTTACATTCACGAGCTACCTGGCGGTTTCCCTGAAAGAAAGACCGCTACCAATGCGGATCTAGAACAAGTAGGGAAAAAGATCAGAGCCGCGATCGAGCCCTAGGCCGACCTGGGGCAATTCGACCCATTTCGAAGACTGGCTCGACAATCCAATTGGAATCGATTTTTCAGGAAGCTTGCATCTAGCCGTAGGGTGCTTTGACGTCTGGTTGCCGAACTGGGGGTTTGACCGATTTTAGAACTTGGTCGGAGATCTTGAACCTGACGAGTGGTTGACTTGTGTTCACAAGATACACTGGATCGCCGTCGCCTTGATACTTATCTATCCTGGACACATTGGACAGTTCGAGTCTTGCTTTCAATACGGTTCCATCCATAAGGTGATACTCGTTCCATTTTTCGTCGCCAATCCGATCAAAGTCAAGGCTTGCAACGACCTTGTAGCTTGAAGGGTCCGCCAGGTTGAGCTGAGTCGTCGTTGGCTGACCTCTAAGGTTCGGAGCACCGTGAGTTGCTATGATGTTCTGGGCGTTCATATTGTAGGCAGGCTGTCCCTGCTCATTCAGTCCCCTTACGACCTTGACAACGACCAGTTTCACGAAGAGCTTGGTCTGATCCTCCAGTTTGTACTTGGTCCACGGTTCGGAGATTACTGTGAACTCCATTGGAGTCATGCTCGTAAGATCTATTGATTGCTGCGGCTGTTTCTCCTTTGAAGCGGATTCAGATGACATTGACGAGAATAGAATGTGAACAGGTGTCCTATCAACATTTAGAAGGAAAACTGGCCTTAGAAGCGTGGTAACCTATGGTTAGAACTCGGAAAAAGAAAAGTTGACCCTGGCCGTTTGGGCCAGAGTCACGGTTTCGGGTTTGTTTACTCTTCTGCTTCTGTTGGTGTTATCGTCAGCTGCGTGAGTTTCTCTCCGCGTAGCACTGATACTGTGACGTGTCTTCCGATTGCTTTGTCGTCTAATAGTCCGCGAAGGTCGATGAGGCTCTCAACCGGTTTCCCGTCGAGCTTCACGATAACATCACCTATCGCTAGGCCCGCTTTCTTCGCTGCACTATCCTGGTCAACGCCGTAGACGATCAGCCCGGCGTCTTGGCCGATACCGGCTTGCTGGGACAGATTGTCTGGGAGGTTGATGCTGTCTGCTGTGATACCCATGTACGCGCGTTTGATTTTTCCATCGTGCATTAGTTTGTCGACGACCCCTTTGACGGTGTTGACTGGTACTGAGATTCCGCGGTTGTTAGCGTATGCTGCGTTGATTCCGATCAATCGACCTCTAGCGTCCACGAGTGGTCCGCCGGAGTATCCTGGGTTGAGCCGTGCGTCTGTGACGACGACCTTGTCCATTGTCGATCCCCACCATCCGCGTACACTGTAAGCTGGGTTTGTTACGATTCCGGATGTTGCGCTTGGTTGTCTGCCGAAGGGGTTGCTGACTGCAAGGACGAATTGTCCGACCTTGAGATTATCGGAGTTACCAGGTTCAACTGGTGTGAGGCTGTTCGAGTCTATTTTCAAGAGTGCGATGTCAGAGAATGGGTCTCGTCCCACTACCTTCGCTGTGTGCTTTGTTCCGTCGCTGAAGCCTACTTCGACTTCACGCATGTCGCCGATGACGTGATTGCTTGTAACGATGTGTCCGTCCTTGCTCCAGACCGTGCCTGTTCCCCCTCTCCATCTTCCGGCTCCTACCCGGACAACGGATCGAGAGACGCGCTCTGTAACGTCGACTACTGCGTCGGAGATTGATTCAAGTATCGCTGACGAATTTGTTTGTTTACTCATTTTTTCACCTTACCCAGGTATGGGGTGGGTAGAGCTATTTGTTGACCGAGGAGGCCTATGCCGGGTCACAAACTAGGCGAAGGACAGGTCCGGAAAGAACGAGACCGGTGTCAAGAGATTCCGGCCGCGCTTGGGGCCCTCGTAAAGTCGTGATATGTGGCCCATGAGCTGGTGAGACGCTTTCACCGCTTGACTGACATCTTTCTCCTCTCCGACCTTGGCGTCGATGCTGAGGTAATTATCGGTGAACCTTGCATCTATCTGGATGCTGTCCTCTTCCGTGATCCATTTCAGAACCAAGCCCTCATCGGTCTGCGAGTATCCTAGCCAGCGCAGGCTTCCGAACCAGCGACCCTTGAGACCTGCGATTATCCTCTGGACATCAATGTCGTGTGGTAGAAGTGATTGAACGATTGGGATCCGTGGTTGAGCCGAGCCCAGAGGGCGAGGGACCTGGTGGCTTCCCCTGTCGGTGAGTCTGTACCCTTCGGACACCTTCTCGAGAAGACCCTCATCTTCAAGTCTGTCCAGAACTCTGGACAACATTTCCTGATGAACCCCGAGCAGACGCTTCAGTCCGTCGAAGGCGAAGACTGTCAAGCCTTCCTCTTGGATCGCGTGAAGAACGTTGCTGTCCCTCGGTGTAAGGTCAATGTCTTCATTCTGCTCGAGTTCTGGGAATTGACCGAGGCTCTCTCTCGTGCTTACCATCTATGGCCCTAGCCGCTTGCCCTGATTATAAACCTGGTAGTAGGCGGCTACCAAGTAGGTTGCTCCAAGCGTATCAAGTAAGCCTGACTTGACCAGGGAAAAAGCGGGGCGCATAAATATCCGGAATTCCACGGGATTCGTAGCATGTCGCCTAGGAGTATGCAACCACCGAAGGATGATGCTGAGTATTTTGAACGATTGACCAAGTCCGTTTTCACAGCAGGGCTCAACTGGAGTGTGGTCGAGAACAAGTGGCCTGATTTCCGGAAAGCTTTCGCTGACTTCTCTTTGCCAAAAGTTGCGAAGTTCAATGAGAAAGACATCAAGACGTTGATGGGTAACACTGGAATAGTCCGTAATGAGAAGAAGATACGGGCAACGATCCATAACGCTGGCGAGTTTCTGAAACTGGAGAAAGAGTTCGGTTCAGTCAAGAAGTACATCGACTCCTATGGTAAAGACGAGGAGCGGTTGCAGACAAACGTCCAAGACAGATTTCAGCATGTAGGCCCATCTACCGCCAGAACCTTCCTATGGTCTTCCGGGTGCCAGCTTACACCCAATAAGGAAGAGAAGAAGTGGTTGGCCGGCCACAAGTAGGGTTCGGAACTTCTTCTAGTATTGACTAGTACCCTTCATACTTCACGATAGCCACCAGCGCGAAGATTTCCCAGATGGACCCGAAACTCCTGGACAAGGCTCGGAGATATTCGACAAGTCGATATCTTGCGTTGGTCGCAGGGTTCACAGCCCTATACCTGGTTTATGGGTACGCGTCTGGCGTTGTTTTGGGACATACTATTTTCGAGCTTGACCTGTTCTTTCTGATATCCGTGCTCTTCACGATACTCGTCTCGTTGACGGGCCGAAACTGGAGCGCCACAATTCTTGGAGTTATCACTGGACTCCTTCTCTTTGGAGATCCAAATGCCCCGGTGGGGATTGGCCTCTCCCTTGTTCCCAACGGATTGGTGTTCGACTTGGTTCTCCGTAGGAACAGTGTCATGGACGTTCTATCGAGGAATAGGTTCGTGGTCGCCGGTGCTGCTGGTAACTTTGCTATGGCGATTGTGGGGCTGTTGATCGTGTACGTTGGTGGAGTCCTCCCGACCGGGGTCACGCTAACCGTTAGTGCATTGATCGCCCTGATCGGGAATCCAATTGTCGGAGCTCTGGGCGCCTTTCTCGGGACGGTCGTGGTAGAGAGGTTAGGGCAGCGCGTGACATACCCGTTGACCCGATAGCGCTTCTTGCGAAGCATATTTTGTGGAGGAGGATGGGATCTATTGTTCTTTCATAGCGCATTGTGTGGAGGATAGGCGTGATTTGGCTGATTGGTCCCCTAGCCTTCCATGAAGGATCGTCTCCCGCGAAAACTAGCACCCCCGGGGGTACTAGGCGGAATTCTCCTTTGAGATTCCTTGGCAAGTGTCGCGGCTCGTGCTGGGTTGTGTCGGGTCTGGGGTGAGGGAACTGAAAAAAGCTTAACTAGTTAATGGTCTGAGAAAATTTTCTCTCATGATGAACGTAGTTTTGGTTCACGGTGGATTCGTTGACGGCTCAGGCTGGGAAGGCGTATACAACATTCTAAAGAACAATGGCTACAAGGTAAGTGTCGTCCAAAACCCGACAATTTCTTTACAGGGTGACGTTGCGGCTACAAAACTCGTATTGGATTCGCAAGACTCTCCGGCGATTCTTGTCGGCCACTCCTACGGCGGAGCAATTATTACTGAAGCTGGTACACATCCGAAGGTGGCAGGGCTTGTGTATGTTGCGGCCTTCGCACCGGACCAGGGCGAGTCGGTGAACTCGCTAATAGCAAACCCACCTCCTGGAGCGCCAGTACCGCCGATTCTACCGCCGCAAAATGGCTATCTGTTTCTGGACAAAGCAAAGTTCCCGGCGTCTTTCGCGGGCGATGTTGACAAAGGAAAGGCGGCGTTCATGGCAGACTCGCAAGTTCCGTGGGGGGTAGACGCTCTCGGCGGGCAGATCACCAACCCAGCATGGAAGTCAAGGCCCAGCTGGTACTTGTTGACCACAGAAGACAAAATGATTCCGCCTGACGCGCAGAGATTCATGTCTAAAAGGGCGGGCGCAAAAGTCACTGAGGTCAAGGCCAGCCACGCAGTCTACGTATCGCAACCTGGTACTGTCGCGTCATTGATAGAGCAGGCCGCGAAAAGTGTTGAGCGGTTAGCAGTCCAACAGGTCTAGAACAATCCATCGAATCCCGACACCTCGAACTGTAGCGCTAGCTCCATCACCATGACTTGATTGACTGGTCCCGGGTCCAACTTTTTCAGGTCGAAGCTAGGCATTCAACGTTTAGAGCCCATAAGCGACTCCTTGACCTTCGGGACGACCTGTTGAGCGAAGATGCGAACTTGAGCCTCTTCATCTCCCTCAACTGACGGCCAGAATATGAACGTGTCCAATCCCAGGTCTTTGTAGGACGAGACGAGCCAGTCTGCCCAGCTGGAGACTGAGCCCACGAACGGGTTTTTCTCGTGGATGAAGAACGGCTTCTTTTCAGGCTTGTCAGAACGTTCTTGCTCGTCGATCGCGCCTACGAGCTGAGCGATTCGACGAATTGACTCCGGCGATCTACCGTTCTTCTTTGCTGATTCGTCGATCTGTCGCTGTCGGATCTTGGTCTCATCGTTGGATGTGTAAGTACTCAGTGGACTGACCCAGCCATCTGAGAGTCTGCCAATAACATCTATCATACGTGGCCCAAATGCGCCCGTCCATATGCTCATCTGGTGATACGGGCTA
This window encodes:
- a CDS encoding cob(I)yrinic acid a,c-diamide adenosyltransferase; translated protein: MKAYTRTGDKGETGLYGGTRVGKENPRVEAYGAVDELNSQIGLARAIVKDAKTKRILKTVQEDLFTLGGDLASELVSANIPRINKSHVDDLEKTIDAIHIGLKPLRRFILPTGSVAAAQLQVARAVCRRAERRIVALAKIESINPEAIPYVNRLSSLLFDLSRWTNQRDKVKEEEWTHE
- a CDS encoding HIT family protein produces the protein MSEDCIFCKIISKKAVAVIVYEDPNSIAFLDIHPLNPGHTLVVPKKHYPSMVEMPPEEVGKVFVSVAKVMRGVRKASKADGINIGQSNGRAASQEVFHMHVHVIPRYIHELPGGFPERKTATNADLEQVGKKIRAAIEP
- a CDS encoding trypsin-like peptidase domain-containing protein codes for the protein MSKQTNSSAILESISDAVVDVTERVSRSVVRVGAGRWRGGTGTVWSKDGHIVTSNHVIGDMREVEVGFSDGTKHTAKVVGRDPFSDIALLKIDSNSLTPVEPGNSDNLKVGQFVLAVSNPFGRQPSATSGIVTNPAYSVRGWWGSTMDKVVVTDARLNPGYSGGPLVDARGRLIGINAAYANNRGISVPVNTVKGVVDKLMHDGKIKRAYMGITADSINLPDNLSQQAGIGQDAGLIVYGVDQDSAAKKAGLAIGDVIVKLDGKPVESLIDLRGLLDDKAIGRHVTVSVLRGEKLTQLTITPTEAEE
- a CDS encoding DNA-3-methyladenine glycosylase I, producing the protein MSPRSMQPPKDDAEYFERLTKSVFTAGLNWSVVENKWPDFRKAFADFSLPKVAKFNEKDIKTLMGNTGIVRNEKKIRATIHNAGEFLKLEKEFGSVKKYIDSYGKDEERLQTNVQDRFQHVGPSTARTFLWSSGCQLTPNKEEKKWLAGHK
- a CDS encoding alpha/beta hydrolase; translated protein: MMNVVLVHGGFVDGSGWEGVYNILKNNGYKVSVVQNPTISLQGDVAATKLVLDSQDSPAILVGHSYGGAIITEAGTHPKVAGLVYVAAFAPDQGESVNSLIANPPPGAPVPPILPPQNGYLFLDKAKFPASFAGDVDKGKAAFMADSQVPWGVDALGGQITNPAWKSRPSWYLLTTEDKMIPPDAQRFMSKRAGAKVTEVKASHAVYVSQPGTVASLIEQAAKSVERLAVQQV